The Metabacillus schmidteae nucleotide sequence ACTTCCAGTATATAATTCTCTTTTGGTTTTAAGGTTGGTATTTTAACTTCTGATTTTATTTCATCATAAGATACGTATAATCCTGAAATTTCGTTGTCCGTCTGATTTGATACCCTAATATCAATTCCAACTTTAAAAAGAACAATATTGAATAAAACTACGATTGTTATTGGAATGATTAAAATTAACACAAAGATGATTAACTTTATTTTTTTCATACATTTCTCCCTTATCATGTAAAAAAATTAATATTATTGATTTGATATAAAGTTTCTCACTTTTTTAATAAATTATGATCTTATGGTCAATGTATGAAGTTGCTTTACTTATTACTAATTCACTTGGAGATCCAACAATTGAACGTAGTTCTTCTTCAGTTTCAATCATTTTGTGAATTGATAGTTTTCTTGTATCTCACCTCTACTTGAATGTTCTAATTATTAATCCACGTTCTATTTTTCATATTCTCCATTAACTTCTCCCTGATTTTAACATATTTTCCATTTTCATTGTCCCGTAATTTTGACCTTTAAATAAAAGAATGCGCTCATCCTTATTTAAGAATGGCGCTTTATTGTTGAAGATTATTATGTGAAATAATGAAAATCAAAATATATCTTTATAGTAACTAAGCGTTGGAACAATTAGACCTGAATCATACATACTATCAAGCTCTGACTTGTTTACCCACTTAATATCAACAACCTCATCTTCTTGCAGAACCGCAATTGAAAGATCGAAGGTTTGATCAAAAATCCAAATATCACCGAAATTATTATATAGATCTCGTCTTTCACTTTTTACTAGCTTACCGTTCGATTTTACTAATTCTATTCCTATTTCTTCTTTTACCTCACGTAAAGCTCCTTCTAGGCTTTCCTCACCTGCCAATACAG carries:
- a CDS encoding NUDIX hydrolase; the encoded protein is MELWDLYDLNRNKINRTHKRGIPLLEDEYHIVVHVWIRNEKGEILVTKRHPDKTHPNLWECTGGSVLAGEESLEGALREVKEEIGIELVKSNGKLVKSERRDLYNNFGDIWIFDQTFDLSIAVLQEDEVVDIKWVNKSELDSMYDSGLIVPTLSYYKDIF